The Euphorbia lathyris chromosome 2, ddEupLath1.1, whole genome shotgun sequence genome includes a window with the following:
- the LOC136216932 gene encoding uncharacterized protein, producing the protein MSIICGLPILECVYCLGCVRWVWKKFLYTAGHESENWGLATTEEFEPVPHMCHLVLATYEDDLRNPLWEPPGGYGIDPDTVILRKTHEQNGGRVTPYLIYLDHDNADIVLVVRGLNLAKESDYAVLLDNKLGQTKFYGGYVHNGLLKAAKWVFDTECEILRDLIEMNPDYRLTFAGHSLGAGVVALMTIYAIQNREKLGNIDRKRIRCFAMAAPRCMSLNLAVRYADVINSVVLQDDFLPRTTTALETVFKSILCLPCLLCLMCVKDTCTLEEKMLRDPRRLYAPGRLYHIVERKPFRIGRFPPDVRTAVPVDGRFEHIVLSCNATADHSIIWIERESRRALELMMKKDHVMDIPANQRMQRQEYIARELSQEYEAALERAVALDIPQAYSSSPYGTFLETEGGEASGSSSSSGGISLLSFNKIRARWDNFIDRLFDVDESGHMVLKKPLS; encoded by the exons ATGTCAATCATCTGTggccttccaatccttgaaTGTGTGTACTGTCTTGGATGTGTTCGTTGGGTATGGAAGAAATTCCTTTACACTGCAGGCCATGAAAGTGAGAATTGGGGCCTAGCTACTACTGAAGAGTTTGAGCCTGTTCCCCATATGTGCCACCTAGTTTTAGCTACCTACGAAGATGATCTTCGAAACCCGCTCTGGGAGCCTCCTGGAGGTTATGGCATTGATCCTGATACTGTCATTCTGAGGAAAACTCATGAACAAAATGGGGGACGTGTTACTCCTTATTTGATTTACCTTGATCATGATAATGCTGATATAGTGTTGGTTGTAAGGGGGCTTAATTTGGCGAAGGAGAGTGATTACGCTGTTTTGCTTGACAATAAGCTGGGGCAGACTAAGTTTTATGGTGGTTATGTGCACAATGGGCTATTGAAGGCTGCAAAATGGGTTTTTGACACTGAGTGTGAGATTTTGAGGGATTTGATTGAGATGAATCCGGATTATAGATTGACGTTTGCAGGGCATTCTTTAGGGGCGGGAGTGGTAGCGTTGATGACGATATATGCAATTCAAAACAGGGAAAAATTAGGGAACATTGATCGGAAGCGGATTAGATGCTTTGCCATGGCTGCTCCTAGGTGTATGTCATTGAACTTGGCAGTGAGATATGCTGATGTTATCAATTCTGTAGTGCTACAG GACGATTTCTTGCCCCGGACAACCACTGCTTTGGAAACTgttttcaaatcaatattatg CTTGCCTTGTCTACTTTGTTTGATGTGTGTGAAAGACACATGCACTCTCGAAGAGAAGATGCTCAGAGACCCGAGAAGGCTTTATGCACCTGGCCGCTTATATCATATTGTTGAGAGAAAGCCCTTCCG GATAGGAAGGTTTCCCCCGGATGTCAGAACAGCAGTTCCTGTGGATGGGCGATTCGAGCACATAGTTCTTTCATGTAATGCAACTGCTGACCATTCTATTATCTGGATCGAAAGGGAATCTCGAAGGGCGTTAGAG TTGATGATGAAGAAAGATCATGTGATGGATATTCCAGCTAATCAGCGGATGCAACGACAGGAGTACATTGCTCGGGAACTTAGCCAGGAGTACGAGGCAGCTCTCGAAAGAGCGGTTGCTTTGGACATCCCACAAGCTTACTCGTCGTCTCCATACGGAACTTTCCTTGAAACGGAAGGAGGAGAGGCTTCCGGCAGTAGCAGCTCAAGTGGAGGAATTTCATTACTGTCttttaacaaaataagagcACGTTGGGATAACTTCATAGACCGTCTTTTCGACGTGGATGAGTCCGGTCACATGGTGCTGAAGAAGCCACTCTCCTAG
- the LOC136216933 gene encoding beta-amylase 7 isoform X1, whose protein sequence is MATDMQKLLVTSEDDDEEEMDMDVKEEDDEDEENSEKNAASQVMVGIDGEMTSSNSNNQFLHHQHMQEQVGSPGGGGGVRRSRPLEEKERTKLRERHRRAITARILAGLRRHGNYNLRVRADINDVIAALAREAGWVVLPDGTTFPSRSQGSRPVGGTSAAATSSSSPMLTQQAPSSSLRRVSPSYQTSAEYNSCRLKGVYVPSPSYDLPTTNDLQTSVMMGGGGEQTENHPLVGSTFNTINDKQISVIAPKLLERDFSGTPYVPVYVMLPLGVINMKCEVADPDGLLKQLRVLKSANADGVMVDCWWGIVEAHAPQEYNWSGYKRLFQMVRELKLKLQVVMSFHECGGNVGDDVCIPLPHWVAEIGRSNPDIFFTDREGRRNPECLSWGIDKERVLRGRTALEVYFDYMRSFRVEFDEFFHDGLISTVEVGLGPCGELRYPSCPVKHGWRYPGIGEFQCYDQYLLRSLRKTAEARGHPFWARGPENAGSYNSQPHETGFFIDGGDYDGYYGRFFLNWYSRVLVEHGNRVLSLAKLAFDSTQITAKLSGIHWWYKTASHAAELTSGFYNSSNRDGYAAIAVMLKRHGASLNFCSELQPVDFADALSDPDGILWQVTNAAWEALIAVGSENALPCHDRIGYNKLLDNAKPLNHPDGRHFLSFTYLRLSSLLMERENFIEFERFVKRMHGEAVDLHV, encoded by the exons ATGGCAACAGATATGCAGAAGTTGCTAGTAACAAGTGAAGacgatgatgaggaagaaaTGGATATGGACGTTAAagaggaagatgatgaagacGAAGAGAACAGTGAGAAGAATGCGGCCTCACAAGTGATGGTAGGGATTGATGGAGAAATGACATCAAGCAATAGTAATAATCAGTTTCTACATCATCAGCATATGCAAGAACAGGTTGGCAGTCCAGGAGGAGGGGGAGGAGTGAGGAGGAGTAGACCACttgaagaaaaagagaggacaaaGCTAAGAGAGCGACATCGAAGGGCAATCACTGCGAGGATCCTGGCAGGATTGAGAAGGCATGGGAACTATAATCTTAGGGTTAGAGCTGATATCAATGACGTAATTGCTGCTTTGGCTAGGGAAGCTGGTTGGGTTGTTCTCCCAGATGGAACCACCTTTCCTTCAAGATCTCAG GGCTCGAGGCCTGTGGGTGGCACTTCTGCAGCAGCAACTTCATCATCTTCCCCTATGCTTACACAACAGGCTCCATCTTCTTCACTTAGGCGAGTCTCTCCTAGTTATCAGACCTCAGCTGAGTACAATTCATGTCGACTAAAAGGTGTTTATGTGCCAAGTCCATCTTATGATCTACCCACAACAAATGACTTGCAGACCTCAGTCATGATGGGGGGTGGTGGAGAACAAACTGAAAATCATCCTCTAGTTGGTAGCACCTTTAATACCATCAACGATAAGCAG atATCTGTCATAGCCCCTAAGCTATTGGAGCGAGATTTTTCTGGCACTCCATACGTACCAGTTTATGTCATGCTGCCT TTGGGTGTAATAAATATGAAGTGTGAGGTAGCCGATCCTGATGGCTTGTTGAAGCAGCTGAGGGTATTAAAATCTGCAAATGCTGATGGTGTAATGGTTGACTGCTGGTGGGGAATAGTTGAAGCACATGCTCCACAGGAGTACAACTGGAGTGGTTACAAGAGGCTCTTTCAGATGGTGCGGGAGCTTAAACTTAAGTTACAG GTTGTTATGTCATTTCATGAATGTGGAGGCAATGTTGGTGATGATGTTTGTATCCCTCTACCACATTGGGTTGCAGAAATTGGTCGAAGTAACCCTGATATATTTTTCACTGATAGAGAGGGAAGACGTAATCCAGAATGTCTATCATGGGGAATTGACAAAGAACGAGTGCTAAGAGGACGAACTGCTCTTGAG GTGTACTTTGACTATATGAGAAGCTTCCGGGTCGaatttgatgaattctttcATGATGGTCTCATTTCTACGGTTGAAGTTGGACTTGGTCCATGTGGAGAGCTTCGATACCCATCTTGTCCTGTGAAGCATGGTTGGAGATATCCTGGCATTGGTGAATTTCAG TGTTATGATCAGTATTTGCTGAGAAGCCTGAGGAAAACAGCAGAAGCAAGGGGACACCCATTTTGGGCAAGGGGACCAGAAAATGCTGGTTCTTATAATTCTCAGCCTCATGAAACTGGTTTTTTCATTGATGGAGGGGATTATGATGGCTACTACGGCAGGTTTTTCCTTAATTGGTATTCTCGTGTTTTAGTTGAACATGGTAACCGGGTGCTGTCTTTGGCAAAGTTAGCTTTTGATAGCACCCAAATTACTGCAAAG CTATCAGGTATTCACTGGTGGTACAAGACAGCAAGTCATGCTGCTGAATTAACTTCTGGATTCTACAACTCAAGCAACCGTGATGGTTATGCGGCAATTGCAGTCATGCTAAAGAGGCATGGAGCTTCCCTGAACTTCTGTTCTGAATTGCAACCGGTCGACTTCGCGGATGCACTATCTGATCCTGATGGAATACTGTGGCAA GTTACGAATGCCGCATGGGAAGCATTGATAGCAGTTGGTAGTGAGAACGCCCTACCTTGCCATGATAGGATTGGGTATAACAAGCTCTTGGACAATGCCAAGCCCTTGAATCATCCAGATGGCAGGCATTTTTTGTCTTTCACCTACCTTAGGCTCAGCTCACTTCTCATGGAGAGAGAAAACTTCATTGAATTTGAACGTTTTGTCAAGAGAATGCATG GAGAAGCAGTCGATCTCCATGTATAG
- the LOC136216933 gene encoding beta-amylase 7 isoform X2: MATDMQKLLVTSEDDDEEEMDMDVKEEDDEDEENSEKNAASQVMVGIDGEMTSSNSNNQFLHHQHMQEQVGSPGGGGGVRRSRPLEEKERTKLRERHRRAITARILAGLRRHGNYNLRVRADINDVIAALAREAGWVVLPDGTTFPSRSQGSRPVGGTSAAATSSSSPMLTQQAPSSSLRRVSPSYQTSAEYNSCRLKGVYVPSPSYDLPTTNDLQTSVMMGGGGEQTENHPLVGSTFNTINDKQISVIAPKLLERDFSGTPYVPVYVMLPLGVINMKCEVADPDGLLKQLRVLKSANADGVMVDCWWGIVEAHAPQEYNWSGYKRLFQMVRELKLKLQVVMSFHECGGNVGDDVCIPLPHWVAEIGRSNPDIFFTDREGRRNPECLSWGIDKERVLRGRTALEVYFDYMRSFRVEFDEFFHDGLISTVEVGLGPCGELRYPSCPVKHGWRYPGIGEFQCYDQYLLRSLRKTAEARGHPFWARGPENAGSYNSQPHETGFFIDGGDYDGYYGRFFLNWYSRVLVEHGNRVLSLAKLAFDSTQITAKVFTGGTRQQVMLLN, encoded by the exons ATGGCAACAGATATGCAGAAGTTGCTAGTAACAAGTGAAGacgatgatgaggaagaaaTGGATATGGACGTTAAagaggaagatgatgaagacGAAGAGAACAGTGAGAAGAATGCGGCCTCACAAGTGATGGTAGGGATTGATGGAGAAATGACATCAAGCAATAGTAATAATCAGTTTCTACATCATCAGCATATGCAAGAACAGGTTGGCAGTCCAGGAGGAGGGGGAGGAGTGAGGAGGAGTAGACCACttgaagaaaaagagaggacaaaGCTAAGAGAGCGACATCGAAGGGCAATCACTGCGAGGATCCTGGCAGGATTGAGAAGGCATGGGAACTATAATCTTAGGGTTAGAGCTGATATCAATGACGTAATTGCTGCTTTGGCTAGGGAAGCTGGTTGGGTTGTTCTCCCAGATGGAACCACCTTTCCTTCAAGATCTCAG GGCTCGAGGCCTGTGGGTGGCACTTCTGCAGCAGCAACTTCATCATCTTCCCCTATGCTTACACAACAGGCTCCATCTTCTTCACTTAGGCGAGTCTCTCCTAGTTATCAGACCTCAGCTGAGTACAATTCATGTCGACTAAAAGGTGTTTATGTGCCAAGTCCATCTTATGATCTACCCACAACAAATGACTTGCAGACCTCAGTCATGATGGGGGGTGGTGGAGAACAAACTGAAAATCATCCTCTAGTTGGTAGCACCTTTAATACCATCAACGATAAGCAG atATCTGTCATAGCCCCTAAGCTATTGGAGCGAGATTTTTCTGGCACTCCATACGTACCAGTTTATGTCATGCTGCCT TTGGGTGTAATAAATATGAAGTGTGAGGTAGCCGATCCTGATGGCTTGTTGAAGCAGCTGAGGGTATTAAAATCTGCAAATGCTGATGGTGTAATGGTTGACTGCTGGTGGGGAATAGTTGAAGCACATGCTCCACAGGAGTACAACTGGAGTGGTTACAAGAGGCTCTTTCAGATGGTGCGGGAGCTTAAACTTAAGTTACAG GTTGTTATGTCATTTCATGAATGTGGAGGCAATGTTGGTGATGATGTTTGTATCCCTCTACCACATTGGGTTGCAGAAATTGGTCGAAGTAACCCTGATATATTTTTCACTGATAGAGAGGGAAGACGTAATCCAGAATGTCTATCATGGGGAATTGACAAAGAACGAGTGCTAAGAGGACGAACTGCTCTTGAG GTGTACTTTGACTATATGAGAAGCTTCCGGGTCGaatttgatgaattctttcATGATGGTCTCATTTCTACGGTTGAAGTTGGACTTGGTCCATGTGGAGAGCTTCGATACCCATCTTGTCCTGTGAAGCATGGTTGGAGATATCCTGGCATTGGTGAATTTCAG TGTTATGATCAGTATTTGCTGAGAAGCCTGAGGAAAACAGCAGAAGCAAGGGGACACCCATTTTGGGCAAGGGGACCAGAAAATGCTGGTTCTTATAATTCTCAGCCTCATGAAACTGGTTTTTTCATTGATGGAGGGGATTATGATGGCTACTACGGCAGGTTTTTCCTTAATTGGTATTCTCGTGTTTTAGTTGAACATGGTAACCGGGTGCTGTCTTTGGCAAAGTTAGCTTTTGATAGCACCCAAATTACTGCAAAG GTATTCACTGGTGGTACAAGACAGCAAGTCATGCTGCTGAATTAA